In Oryza brachyantha chromosome 1, ObraRS2, whole genome shotgun sequence, the following are encoded in one genomic region:
- the LOC102709893 gene encoding uncharacterized protein LOC102709893 isoform X3 → MLYYLHLRPSEELPTLYFSSSGNPSRTARMGRRRRFAQLASTSDDDDDNDVVPAADAPKAKPTLPSSTSGPRKQQRRLAPAADEDDDDDVDDVELEEEEEDEKDLEEMRKNEEEERREETQTRRRRGHKPKRPAEESEEEEEAKAEEAREEENTEAVPIGEPVKITGRGKKQRKHYTSFEYEGNTFELEDPVLLTPEDSKEKPYVAILKDITETEGSLSVTGQWFYRPEEADKKGGGSWKASDTRELFYSFHFDDVPAESVMHKCVVHFIPQHKKIPSRKEHPGFIVQKVYDTVAKKLWNLTDKDYEDNKQHEIDLLVKKTIDRIGQLSDLEPADAPVDNNDQLLNKRGLRKRPMLPIDVSRDDALAGKSEQFGKAETPGSDKLKNYSTLVKYKAVTGDQYRDRWLDKLVDTIPLISKESAGASHADPGGATKSSTNGSSAKEDNEKSYAPDVVISIMASLERSTYEALGSDFQKYNQKLRQLLFNIKNSPVLRKRLMNKELDPPVLLTMSPDELKVGLTAAEKTSEPEESRKLQKRK, encoded by the exons ATGCTTTATTACCTGCACCTGCGCCCTTCCGAGGAGCTCCCCACACTTTACTTCTCTTCTTCTGGAAACCCCTCTCGAACCGCACGaatggggcggcggcggcgattcGCGCAGCTCGCCTCgaccagcgacgacgacgacgacaacgacgtcgtccccgccgccgacgctcCCAAAGCGAAGCCCACGCttccctcctccacctcggGCCCCAGGAAGCAACAGCGCCGCctcgctcccgccgccgacgaggatgatgacgatgacgtGGACGACGTGGAgcttgaggaggaggaggaggacgagaagGATCTGGAGGAGATGCGGAagaacgaggaggaggaacggaGGGAGGAGACGCagacccgccgccgccggggccacAAGCCCAAGCGCCCTGCCGAGGAgagcgaggaggaagaggaggcgaaggcggaggaggcccGCGAGGAGGAGAACACCGAGGCGGTTCCCATCGGGGAACCCGTGAAGATCACCGGGAGGGGGAAGAAGCAGCGCAAGCATTACACCTCCTTCGAGTACGAGGGCAACACCTTCGAGCTC GAGGACCCGGTGCTGCTTACGCCCGAGGATAGCAAGGAGAAACCCTATGTTGCCATCCTTAAG GATATAACAGAAACCGAGGGAAGCTTATCAGTAACTGGCCAGTGGTTTTATAGACCAGAAGAGGCTGATAAAAAGGGTGGGGGTAGCTGGAAAGCAAGTGACACGAGGGAGCTATTTTACAGTTTTCATTTTGATGATGTACCAGCAGAGTCAGTTATGCACAAGTGTGTAGTCCATTTCATTCCTCAACACAAGAAGATTCCCAGTCGGAAGGAACACCCTGGATTCATCGTCCAAAAGGTCTACGACACGGTTGCGAAGAAACTCTGGAACCTAACAGACAAAGACTATGAGGATAACAAGCAACATGAGATTGATCTTCTTGTTAAGAAAACAATAGACCGTATCGGGCAGCTTTCTGATCTTGAACCTGCAGATGCACCTGTAGACAACAATGATCAGCTCTTGAACAAGCGAGGCCTACGGAAGAGACCTATGCTCCCTATAGATGTTTCAAGGGATGATGCTTTAGCAGGCAAATCTGAGCAGTTTGGAAAAGCAGAGACACCTGGAAGTGATAAGCTAAAGAATTATTCCACTCTTGTCAAATATAAAGCTGTTACTGGTGATCAATATCGTGATAGGTGGCTTGATAAATTAGTGGATACTATTCCACTAATATCAAAGGAAAGTGCTGGGGCTTCTCATGCTGATCCTGGTGGTGCCACCAAAAGTTCGACTAATGGTTCATCTGCAAAGGAA GACAATGAAAAATCGTATGCACCTGATGTGGTTATTTCAATAATGGCCTCCTTAGAAAGATCTACTTATGAAGCTCTTGGTTCCGACTTCCAGAAGTATAACCAGAAATTGAGACAACTGCTGTTCAACATCAAG aATAGCCCTGTACTACGGAAGAGACTGATGAACAAGGAGCTTGATCCTCCAGTCTTGTTAACAATGTCTCCGGATGAACTAAAG